The following are from one region of the Candidatus Obscuribacterales bacterium genome:
- a CDS encoding Spy/CpxP family protein refolding chaperone — translation MRIVNLLAASVVTIAAAIPAIADEATIARCPMGAGHGRMHGECDKFRRLDLTDEQNEKLYQLKEKFADQIGTTKVEIKKERRKMRDLLTQPTIDRKAVEITQGKINSLKTSLCNAKVSFKLDASEILTAEQRKQLRYGSFGSGWGKAGTKVSDSDTEFILLSLLPDADSDIDNDLN, via the coding sequence ATGAGAATTGTAAACTTACTAGCAGCCTCAGTCGTAACAATTGCCGCAGCAATCCCCGCAATCGCCGACGAGGCAACGATTGCGCGCTGTCCGATGGGCGCAGGACACGGACGAATGCACGGTGAGTGCGACAAATTCAGACGACTTGATCTAACAGACGAGCAAAACGAGAAGCTTTATCAGCTCAAGGAAAAATTTGCCGACCAGATAGGCACAACCAAAGTTGAGATCAAAAAAGAGCGCAGAAAGATGCGAGATCTTTTAACCCAGCCAACAATCGACCGCAAAGCTGTGGAAATTACGCAAGGCAAAATAAACAGCCTAAAAACAAGTCTCTGCAATGCCAAAGTATCCTTCAAGTTAGACGCCAGTGAAATCCTCACAGCCGAACAGCGTAAACAACTGCGCTACGGATCTTTTGGCTCCGGCTGGGGTAAGGCAGGCACAAAAGTAAGTGATTCCGACACTGAGTTCATACTTTTAAGTCTCCTACCAGATGCTGATTCAGACATCGACAACGACCTCAACTAA
- a CDS encoding choloylglycine hydrolase family protein, translating to MRAFEGVFGKLPGVFLSLSLVSHLPAVACTDFQVKTKDNSVIIGRSMEWAVDLKSQLRVHARGEDHTSRTPDGKAALKWLSKYGYVAADALDIDVAIDGMNEKGLSVGALWLPEYTTYQTVAPKDNKITLDALDLGHWILGNFSTVAEVKANLPKVKVWCKPLEQLGGISTMHFALHDAKGNNAVLEFVDGQQKFYDNPNGVLTNAPPFDWQSINMRNYLTLKPANPTSIEVRGTVLAPPGQGSGFLGVPGDWTPPSRFVRTIAMVNFAKPVDKALDGVILAQHILNAVDIPVGDVRAKPGDLDHCDYTQWALIKDLANNVMYFRTYENQNLRSIDLKRLDLNAGLKVRMLPMSGGNPIEDVSKQVKWRFVPGREEPVEETTSETKPDKTKADKAKEPKAKPEPKKTVKAK from the coding sequence ATGCGTGCATTTGAAGGTGTTTTTGGCAAATTGCCGGGCGTATTTTTAAGCCTGTCTCTTGTTAGTCATTTGCCGGCTGTAGCCTGTACGGACTTTCAGGTTAAGACAAAGGATAACTCGGTAATTATTGGTCGCTCGATGGAATGGGCAGTTGATTTGAAGTCTCAGTTGAGAGTTCATGCTCGCGGCGAGGACCACACGTCACGCACGCCTGATGGTAAGGCCGCACTCAAGTGGCTATCGAAATACGGTTATGTAGCAGCTGACGCTCTGGACATTGATGTAGCCATTGACGGCATGAATGAAAAAGGACTTTCAGTTGGCGCTCTCTGGCTTCCCGAGTACACCACTTATCAGACGGTAGCTCCTAAAGACAATAAAATCACACTCGATGCGCTTGATTTAGGACACTGGATTTTAGGTAATTTCTCTACTGTTGCGGAAGTAAAAGCGAATTTGCCCAAGGTAAAAGTCTGGTGCAAACCGCTAGAACAATTAGGTGGAATCTCGACAATGCATTTTGCCCTGCACGATGCAAAAGGCAATAATGCTGTCTTGGAATTTGTCGATGGTCAACAGAAGTTTTACGACAATCCCAATGGTGTTTTAACTAACGCACCGCCATTTGATTGGCAGTCGATAAACATGCGCAATTACTTGACGCTCAAACCGGCGAACCCTACTTCTATTGAAGTGCGCGGCACAGTATTGGCGCCACCTGGGCAGGGCTCAGGATTTCTCGGTGTGCCTGGTGACTGGACTCCTCCGTCTCGTTTTGTGAGAACTATTGCAATGGTCAATTTTGCAAAACCAGTTGATAAAGCGCTTGATGGCGTTATTCTTGCTCAGCATATTCTCAATGCAGTGGATATTCCAGTAGGAGATGTGCGAGCAAAACCGGGTGATCTTGATCATTGCGATTACACGCAGTGGGCACTCATTAAAGATCTGGCAAACAATGTTATGTATTTTCGCACTTATGAAAACCAAAATCTGCGTTCTATTGATTTGAAGCGACTTGATTTAAATGCTGGTTTGAAGGTGCGTATGTTGCCTATGTCCGGCGGCAATCCTATAGAAGATGTGAGTAAGCAAGTTAAGTGGCGTTTTGTCCCAGGTAGAGAAGAACCTGTAGAAGAAACCACTTCCGAGACAAAACCGGATAAGACAAAAGCGGACAAAGCCAAGGAACCAAAAGCTAAGCCGGAGCCGAAAAAAACAGTGAAAGCAAAATAA
- a CDS encoding cupin domain-containing protein yields the protein MPKKIDLSASDLIQLLKLEEHPEGGYYRQTYKSYELIPREVLPPRYESPRSYGTSIYYLLTKETCSRLHKVASDETFHFYFGAPVEMLLLFPDNRADIVVLGHNILARQQPQYTVPKGIWQGSKILQDPDYPDYALMGTTVAPGFEYDDFELAKRAELLAEYKEFEKQILDLT from the coding sequence ATGCCTAAGAAAATAGATTTGTCAGCTTCCGATTTAATCCAACTTTTGAAGTTGGAAGAGCATCCTGAAGGCGGCTATTACCGGCAAACTTACAAATCCTACGAGCTCATTCCTCGAGAGGTTTTGCCGCCACGCTACGAAAGTCCCCGCTCTTATGGGACTTCTATCTATTACCTGCTTACTAAAGAGACTTGTTCCAGACTGCACAAAGTTGCATCTGATGAAACATTCCACTTTTATTTCGGCGCCCCTGTAGAAATGCTTCTACTTTTTCCGGACAACAGGGCAGACATAGTTGTTTTAGGTCACAACATATTAGCTCGACAACAACCGCAATACACGGTTCCAAAAGGAATTTGGCAGGGCAGCAAAATACTGCAAGATCCCGATTATCCGGATTATGCTCTTATGGGCACAACTGTGGCACCTGGCTTTGAATACGATGACTTTGAACTGGCTAAACGTGCTGAACTTCTAGCCGAGTACAAAGAATTTGAAAAACAAATACTAGACTTGACGTAA
- a CDS encoding alpha/beta hydrolase, translated as MKPFKSLAISLALMAVAIPSVRGAELTIPSIKDTLSPEMASKFTYVEDSELGQSLNLPVYQWLPVDREPRVVCLGIHGLTLHGRRYRVLARTLASEGVVFAAPDMRGFGRCKFDEEKRYSTKGDDKTKINHEKSYADLVKLAQLLKEKYPDIPLIVLGESLGCTFCVRLAGEHPELVTGMILSAPAVKVNPAMYMSPSDIGSGMKALVNKHHELDLHHFITSLVSARQEVVNEMLDDPLILKKVPLFDLLSTDEFVEKTAKYGKTVPSHMSVLIIQGSSDRCVVPDMVTHLTSAMPSDDQTVRWLGSYGHLQLETSFLRAAVVDSVRDWFEDHSPASRDDKVNLGRKIVDAGGILVQ; from the coding sequence ATGAAACCTTTTAAGTCCCTGGCCATATCGCTGGCATTAATGGCTGTCGCTATTCCGTCCGTAAGAGGCGCTGAACTGACCATTCCATCTATTAAGGATACGCTTAGCCCTGAAATGGCAAGCAAATTTACTTATGTTGAGGACAGCGAACTTGGACAGTCCTTGAATTTGCCTGTTTATCAATGGCTGCCTGTTGATAGAGAGCCCAGAGTAGTCTGCTTGGGTATTCACGGACTGACGCTTCATGGAAGACGCTATAGAGTATTGGCAAGAACGCTTGCCAGTGAAGGTGTTGTTTTTGCCGCACCGGATATGCGGGGATTCGGTCGCTGTAAATTCGATGAGGAAAAGCGTTATAGCACTAAAGGCGACGACAAAACCAAAATCAATCACGAAAAGAGCTATGCGGACCTAGTCAAATTAGCTCAATTGCTCAAAGAGAAATATCCCGATATTCCGCTTATAGTTCTTGGTGAGAGCCTGGGTTGTACATTTTGCGTACGCTTGGCCGGAGAACATCCTGAACTTGTTACGGGGATGATTTTGTCGGCTCCTGCTGTGAAAGTAAATCCTGCAATGTATATGTCGCCTTCCGACATTGGTTCCGGGATGAAAGCGCTTGTTAATAAGCATCATGAGCTGGACCTACACCATTTCATTACGAGTCTTGTTTCGGCAAGACAAGAAGTTGTTAACGAAATGCTTGATGATCCGCTCATCTTGAAGAAAGTGCCGCTATTTGATCTTTTGTCTACTGATGAATTCGTCGAGAAGACAGCTAAATATGGTAAGACCGTGCCGTCACATATGTCTGTGTTGATTATTCAAGGAAGCTCTGATCGTTGTGTGGTACCGGATATGGTGACTCACCTAACATCCGCAATGCCGTCTGATGACCAAACTGTACGTTGGCTGGGCAGCTACGGACACTTGCAATTAGAGACTTCGTTCTTGCGCGCAGCTGTTGTCGACAGCGTTAGAGACTGGTTTGAAGACCACTCGCCGGCTTCCCGTGATGACAAAGTAAATTTAGGCAGAAAAATTGTGGATGCCGGCGGCATACTGGTTCAGTAA
- a CDS encoding tyrosine-protein phosphatase has translation MQRLGLLLACLLTINCPATAGEDDDRHRSRRHRHSHYVNGIRNFRAVHPWLFRGGKPPPQAFETINKMGVTTVVDLRDSVKLANAEKVLCKRYGMKFVHIPMSHRVAPTKQQIDEFLKVVAIAKEHTGKGSVFVHCTMGDDRTGCMVAISRMAQDGYTFDEAFEEMLHFGFHRHFDTLASAVREYAVNHNKMTSK, from the coding sequence ATGCAACGCTTAGGTTTACTTTTAGCTTGTCTTTTGACCATCAACTGTCCGGCGACTGCCGGAGAAGATGATGACAGACATCGTTCAAGACGGCACAGGCACAGCCATTACGTAAACGGCATAAGAAATTTCCGCGCAGTGCATCCATGGCTTTTCCGCGGTGGTAAACCACCTCCTCAAGCATTCGAAACAATAAATAAGATGGGCGTTACGACTGTTGTAGATCTGCGCGATAGCGTCAAACTGGCTAATGCAGAAAAGGTTCTCTGCAAGCGTTACGGAATGAAGTTCGTACATATTCCCATGTCGCACCGAGTGGCGCCGACAAAGCAACAAATAGACGAATTTCTCAAGGTAGTAGCAATAGCAAAAGAACACACAGGAAAAGGCTCCGTTTTCGTTCATTGCACCATGGGCGATGACAGAACCGGTTGCATGGTGGCTATATCACGCATGGCACAAGATGGCTATACATTTGACGAAGCCTTTGAGGAGATGCTGCATTTTGGCTTCCACAGGCATTTTGATACCTTAGCGTCTGCCGTTAGAGAGTATGCCGTAAACCATAACAAAATGACGAGCAAATGA